One Azospirillum brasilense DNA segment encodes these proteins:
- a CDS encoding MBL fold metallo-hydrolase, with the protein MNALTLNRRRIMLSAAVGASTLFVPGGGGVSAQPTPTPATGNAGHYRFRVGEISATVLSDGVIGGPPRVYASDAPEAELQEVLRRAFLPTDHMTLNLNTLLIETGGRRILVEAGAGATMGPNGGRIFQNLAAIGLGPADIDAIVISHTHPDHVGNLRTANGGRAFPRATVFVPRADWDFFVRNDPDLSYMPVPQDFRLRFAAAIKSSLEPVREDVELYEAGAEIVPGLTTIVASGHTPGMATFLVHSGNDQLLLTADLAYHPVVNVDNPWRPGPDRDKDTALASRRRIFDRAAADRILVLGFHFPFPGLGRMLKTDGGYAWVPANWQF; encoded by the coding sequence ATGAATGCCCTCACTCTGAACCGACGCAGGATCATGCTGTCCGCGGCCGTCGGCGCATCGACCCTGTTCGTTCCCGGTGGTGGGGGCGTGTCTGCGCAGCCGACGCCGACGCCCGCGACCGGCAACGCCGGCCACTACCGTTTCCGGGTCGGCGAGATCAGCGCGACGGTGTTGAGCGACGGCGTGATCGGCGGTCCGCCCCGCGTCTACGCGAGCGATGCGCCTGAAGCGGAGCTTCAGGAGGTGCTGCGGCGCGCCTTCCTGCCGACGGACCACATGACGTTGAATTTGAACACCCTTCTGATCGAAACCGGCGGACGGCGCATCCTCGTCGAGGCCGGCGCGGGCGCGACGATGGGGCCGAACGGCGGACGGATTTTTCAGAACCTCGCGGCGATCGGGCTCGGTCCCGCGGACATCGACGCCATCGTGATCTCGCACACCCATCCCGACCATGTCGGCAATCTCAGGACCGCGAACGGCGGCCGGGCGTTCCCCCGGGCCACCGTCTTCGTGCCGCGGGCGGACTGGGATTTCTTCGTCCGCAACGATCCGGATCTGTCCTACATGCCCGTTCCGCAGGATTTCCGCCTGCGCTTCGCCGCCGCGATCAAGAGCAGCCTCGAACCGGTCAGGGAGGACGTTGAGCTTTATGAAGCCGGTGCCGAGATCGTGCCGGGGCTCACGACGATCGTCGCCTCCGGCCACACGCCGGGCATGGCCACGTTCCTCGTCCATTCCGGAAACGACCAGTTGCTGCTCACCGCCGACCTCGCCTACCACCCGGTCGTCAACGTCGACAATCCCTGGCGTCCCGGACCCGATCGCGACAAGGACACCGCGCTCGCCTCCCGCCGCCGCATCTTCGACCGGGCCGCCGCCGACCGTATTCTCGTGCTGGGTTTCCATTTTCCGTTTCCGGGCCTCGGCCGGATGCTCAAGACCGACGGCGGGTACGCCTGGGTCCCCGCGAACTGGCAGTTTTGA